In the Leifsonia sp. 466MF genome, one interval contains:
- a CDS encoding agmatine deiminase family protein, giving the protein MTWRMPAETAPHERTWMAFPRAGLTLGDDAASAEEAYASWTAVAHAVAEYEPITMVVDPTERDRARRMLGSHVEQVEAPLDEFWMRDFGPTFVVDDERPGVLGAVDWTFNGWGDPEWAEWHKSAEIARFVAERTGAELISSLLVNEGGGIHVDGEGTVLLTETVQLDPRRNRYADKERVEAELARTIGATHAVWLPRGLTRDYDDFGTNGHVDIVATIPSPGRLLLHAQRDPEHPDHLVSRELRALLSGTTDAAGRSWDIIDLPAPATLRDEEGFVDWSYVNHLVVNDGIVACGFGEERADAEATEILEAAYPGRRVTMVDSRPIFQRGGGIHCITQQQPAVVPAAQDAR; this is encoded by the coding sequence ATGACCTGGCGCATGCCCGCAGAGACCGCACCGCACGAGCGCACGTGGATGGCGTTCCCGCGCGCCGGCCTGACCCTCGGCGACGACGCCGCATCAGCCGAGGAGGCCTACGCGTCGTGGACCGCCGTCGCCCACGCGGTCGCCGAGTACGAGCCGATCACGATGGTCGTCGACCCCACCGAGCGCGACCGCGCCCGCCGCATGCTCGGCAGCCACGTCGAACAGGTCGAAGCCCCGCTCGACGAGTTCTGGATGCGCGACTTCGGCCCCACCTTCGTGGTCGACGACGAGCGGCCGGGTGTGCTCGGGGCCGTCGACTGGACGTTCAACGGCTGGGGCGACCCCGAGTGGGCCGAGTGGCACAAGTCGGCCGAGATCGCCCGCTTCGTCGCCGAGCGCACCGGCGCCGAGCTGATCAGCTCGCTCCTGGTCAACGAGGGCGGCGGCATCCACGTCGACGGCGAAGGCACCGTGCTGTTGACCGAGACCGTCCAGCTCGACCCGCGGCGCAACCGGTACGCCGACAAGGAGCGGGTGGAGGCCGAGCTCGCCCGCACGATAGGCGCGACGCACGCCGTCTGGCTTCCGCGCGGCCTCACCCGCGATTACGACGACTTCGGGACGAACGGCCACGTCGACATCGTCGCCACCATCCCCTCCCCGGGCCGGCTGCTGCTGCACGCCCAGCGCGACCCGGAGCATCCCGACCACCTGGTGTCACGCGAGCTGCGCGCCCTCCTCTCCGGCACGACGGATGCAGCCGGACGCAGCTGGGACATCATCGACCTGCCCGCCCCCGCTACCCTTCGGGACGAGGAGGGCTTCGTCGATTGGAGCTACGTCAACCACCTCGTCGTCAACGACGGCATCGTGGCGTGCGGTTTCGGCGAGGAGCGCGCGGACGCGGAAGCGACCGAGATCCTCGAGGCCGCGTACCCCGGCCGGCGGGTGACGATGGTCGACTCGCGCCCGATCTTCCAGCGCGGCGGCGGCATCCACTGCATCACCCAGCAGCAGCCCGCCGTGGTCCCGGCAGCGCAGGACGCCCGATGA
- a CDS encoding 3-hydroxybutyrate dehydrogenase codes for MTDLTGRRALVTGGASGIGLACAEAFAAAGARVTVADLNGDAAREVAARLGGDAWEVDLSKTGELAVAAADASVDVDILVNNAGIQHVRPIPEFEPETFALMLRIMVEAPFLLIRAALPGMYERGFGRIVNISSVHGLRASEFKSAYVTAKHALEGLSKTTALEGGAHGVTSNCINPGYVRTPLVEKQIADQARLHGIPEDEVVEKVMLTEASIKRLVEPTEVASLALWLAGDDAGMVTGASYTMDGGWSAR; via the coding sequence ATGACCGATCTCACGGGGAGGCGCGCGCTGGTCACCGGCGGCGCCAGCGGCATCGGGCTCGCCTGCGCCGAGGCGTTCGCGGCCGCGGGCGCACGGGTGACGGTCGCCGACCTGAACGGCGACGCGGCGCGCGAGGTCGCGGCGCGGCTCGGCGGCGACGCCTGGGAGGTGGACCTGTCGAAGACCGGCGAGCTGGCCGTCGCGGCTGCCGACGCGTCGGTGGATGTCGACATCCTCGTGAACAACGCCGGCATCCAGCACGTCCGTCCGATCCCCGAGTTCGAGCCGGAGACGTTCGCCCTGATGCTGCGGATCATGGTGGAGGCGCCGTTCCTCCTCATCCGCGCGGCGCTGCCCGGGATGTACGAGCGGGGATTCGGCCGGATCGTCAACATCTCCAGCGTCCACGGCCTGCGGGCGTCCGAATTCAAGTCGGCGTACGTCACCGCCAAGCACGCCCTGGAGGGGCTCTCGAAGACCACCGCGCTCGAGGGTGGAGCGCACGGCGTCACCTCCAACTGCATCAATCCCGGCTACGTCCGCACCCCGCTCGTCGAGAAGCAGATCGCCGACCAGGCGCGGCTGCACGGCATCCCGGAGGACGAGGTGGTCGAGAAGGTGATGCTGACCGAGGCGTCGATCAAGCGCCTGGTGGAGCCGACCGAGGTGGCGAGTCTGGCGCTCTGGCTCGCCGGTGACGACGCGGGCATGGTCACCGGTGCGAGCTACACGATGGACGGCGGGTGGAGCGCCCGGTGA
- a CDS encoding Gfo/Idh/MocA family protein yields MTTSSPAWGILGTGGIAAAMTRDLQLDGHTVAAVGSRTPEAAAQFAAAHAVPRSHGSYEELVADPDVDIVYVATPHPQHAPNALLALAAGKHVLVEKPFTMNEAEAQQIADAARAGGLVALEAMWTRWLPHMERLQEIISDGTLGELRSVVAHHVQLTNPDPAARMLNPALGGGALLDLGIYPVSFAWDVLGAPNQVLALSTPTATGVDRQTSILLGYESGAQAALTTELDAAGDNSATVIGTDARVELAATFYAPTSFRVVDPKGHVIETYESRIDGRGMQYQARAIERLIAAGGGEDVRLPLSQSVAIMGTLDTIRERIGLVYG; encoded by the coding sequence ATGACGACCTCCTCCCCCGCGTGGGGCATCCTCGGAACGGGCGGCATCGCGGCCGCCATGACCCGCGACCTGCAGCTCGACGGCCACACCGTCGCCGCGGTCGGCTCCCGCACCCCGGAGGCGGCCGCGCAGTTCGCCGCCGCGCACGCCGTGCCCCGGTCGCACGGCAGCTATGAGGAGCTCGTCGCCGATCCGGATGTCGACATCGTCTACGTCGCGACGCCGCATCCGCAGCACGCTCCCAACGCCCTGCTCGCGCTCGCGGCCGGGAAACACGTCCTCGTCGAGAAGCCGTTCACGATGAACGAGGCCGAAGCGCAGCAGATCGCCGACGCCGCCCGCGCGGGCGGACTGGTCGCGCTCGAGGCGATGTGGACGCGGTGGCTGCCCCACATGGAGCGCCTGCAGGAGATCATCAGCGACGGCACCCTCGGCGAGCTGCGCTCGGTCGTCGCCCACCACGTCCAGCTCACGAACCCCGACCCGGCCGCCCGGATGCTGAACCCGGCGCTCGGCGGCGGCGCGCTGCTCGACCTCGGCATCTACCCGGTGTCGTTCGCCTGGGATGTGCTGGGCGCACCGAACCAGGTGCTCGCCCTGTCGACACCGACCGCGACCGGCGTCGACCGCCAGACGTCCATCCTGCTCGGCTACGAGAGCGGCGCTCAGGCGGCGCTCACCACCGAGCTGGACGCCGCGGGCGACAACAGCGCCACCGTCATCGGGACGGACGCGCGGGTCGAACTCGCCGCGACCTTCTACGCGCCCACCTCCTTCCGGGTCGTCGACCCGAAGGGCCACGTCATCGAGACGTACGAGTCGCGCATCGACGGGCGCGGGATGCAGTACCAGGCACGCGCCATCGAACGGCTGATCGCGGCAGGCGGCGGAGAGGATGTCCGCCTGCCGCTCTCGCAGTCGGTCGCCATCATGGGCACGCTCGACACCATCCGGGAGCGCATCGGCCTCGTCTACGGCTGA
- a CDS encoding alpha/beta hydrolase: protein MSGTLLPGIDARAVRTSRYTANVLERPAAGDPLRTVLFVHGNVSSSLFWQPLMLSLPEGVRALAVDLRGFGDSETLPVDATRGVRDFSDDVAAVADELGLGTVHVVGWSLGGGVVMQLLLDRPDLVASLTLVSPVSPYGFGGTAADGSLLNPDASGTGGGGANPDFVARLAAGDTGEDAPTSPRAVYRSSYVAPGFVSEYEDLWVESMLSTATGPDNYPGDASASEHWPGLAPGTRGILNTLAPTYFDTSGIVDAPAKPPILWIHGAVDAIVGDASFFDLNQLGAAGIIPGWPGDQVAPPQPMLVQTRAVLDRYAAAGGTTREVVFEDCGHSAHIEKPDEFRAELLAWIG from the coding sequence ATGAGTGGAACGCTGCTGCCCGGCATCGACGCCCGCGCCGTCCGCACCTCCCGTTACACCGCCAACGTGCTGGAGCGCCCAGCCGCGGGCGACCCGCTCCGTACCGTGCTGTTCGTGCACGGAAACGTCTCGTCGTCGCTGTTCTGGCAGCCGCTCATGCTGTCGCTGCCGGAGGGCGTGCGCGCGCTCGCGGTCGACCTCCGCGGGTTCGGCGACAGCGAGACCCTCCCGGTGGATGCGACCCGCGGTGTCCGCGACTTCTCCGACGACGTCGCGGCGGTGGCGGACGAGCTCGGTCTCGGCACGGTGCACGTGGTCGGCTGGAGCCTCGGCGGCGGGGTGGTCATGCAGCTGCTGCTCGACCGACCGGACCTCGTCGCGAGCCTGACCCTGGTCTCCCCCGTCTCCCCCTACGGCTTCGGCGGGACGGCCGCCGACGGCAGCCTGCTCAACCCGGACGCGTCGGGCACGGGAGGCGGCGGCGCCAACCCGGATTTCGTCGCACGGCTCGCCGCGGGCGACACCGGCGAGGACGCTCCGACGTCGCCGCGCGCCGTGTACCGCTCCTCCTACGTCGCGCCCGGGTTCGTCTCCGAGTACGAGGACCTCTGGGTGGAGTCGATGCTGTCCACGGCGACCGGCCCCGACAACTACCCCGGCGATGCGAGCGCGTCGGAGCACTGGCCGGGACTCGCGCCGGGCACGCGCGGCATCCTCAACACCCTGGCCCCGACGTACTTCGACACCTCGGGCATCGTGGATGCGCCGGCCAAGCCGCCCATCCTGTGGATCCACGGCGCGGTCGACGCGATCGTCGGCGATGCCTCCTTCTTCGACCTCAACCAGCTGGGCGCCGCAGGCATCATCCCGGGGTGGCCCGGCGACCAGGTCGCTCCGCCCCAGCCGATGCTCGTTCAGACGCGGGCCGTGCTCGACCGCTACGCCGCGGCCGGAGGCACCACGCGCGAGGTCGTGTTCGAGGACTGCGGGCACTCCGCCCACATCGAGAAGCCGGACGAGTTCCGCGCCGAGCTGCTCGCCTGGATCGGCTGA
- a CDS encoding dipeptidase: MLDPAPRYTGYTAYDYLEAGKDYREFRYAKQINRVPEYAGLDLSDDQAERTTRLLSESTVISLHDHVQVFPEDMTQLRDHIRQGREPTGYQGLSRSGITAVFDNGMDGTCCISSDAGWKYQDVLFDLGVRMADLAHQDFVIKGETIKDIEYAAETGRIAHIFALEAATPIENEVDRLDVLYGFGVRQMGIAYSEANYLGSGLKERGDGGLTYFGERAVERMNKLGIAIDVSHSGDRTAVDAIKASTKPVFITHAGARGLWPTNRMKTDETIIECAKRGGVIGIEAAPHTTLSPQHPRHSLESVMDHFQYCVDLVGLEHVSFGPDTLFGDHVGLHDAFSSNLSLGQAHGKVDYEKVEYVDGLENPAEEFYNIIGWLVKHDYSDDEIRAVVGGNTLRVLKEVWV, encoded by the coding sequence GTGCTCGACCCCGCCCCGCGCTACACGGGCTACACCGCATACGACTACCTGGAGGCCGGCAAGGACTACCGCGAGTTCCGCTACGCCAAGCAGATCAACCGGGTGCCCGAGTACGCCGGCCTCGACCTCAGCGACGACCAGGCGGAGCGCACGACGCGCCTCCTCTCCGAGTCGACGGTCATCTCCCTGCACGACCACGTGCAGGTCTTCCCCGAAGACATGACCCAGCTCCGCGACCACATCCGCCAGGGCCGCGAACCAACCGGCTACCAGGGCCTCTCGCGTTCCGGGATCACAGCGGTCTTCGACAACGGGATGGACGGCACCTGCTGCATCTCGAGCGACGCCGGCTGGAAGTACCAGGACGTGCTCTTCGACCTCGGCGTCCGCATGGCCGACCTGGCCCACCAGGACTTCGTCATCAAGGGCGAGACGATCAAGGACATCGAGTACGCCGCCGAGACCGGGCGCATCGCCCACATCTTCGCCCTCGAGGCGGCGACCCCGATCGAGAACGAGGTCGACCGGCTCGACGTGCTGTACGGCTTCGGCGTGCGCCAGATGGGCATCGCGTACTCGGAGGCGAACTACCTGGGCTCCGGGCTGAAGGAGCGCGGCGACGGCGGGCTGACGTACTTCGGCGAACGCGCCGTCGAGCGGATGAACAAGCTGGGCATCGCGATCGACGTCTCGCACTCGGGCGACCGGACGGCGGTGGATGCGATCAAGGCCTCCACCAAGCCGGTCTTCATCACCCACGCGGGAGCCCGCGGCCTGTGGCCGACGAACCGCATGAAGACGGACGAGACGATCATCGAGTGCGCCAAGCGCGGCGGTGTCATCGGCATCGAGGCCGCACCGCACACGACGCTGTCGCCCCAGCACCCGCGTCACTCGCTGGAATCGGTCATGGACCACTTCCAGTACTGCGTCGACCTGGTCGGCCTGGAGCACGTCAGCTTCGGACCGGACACCCTGTTCGGCGACCACGTCGGACTGCACGACGCGTTCTCATCCAACCTGTCCCTCGGACAGGCGCACGGGAAGGTCGACTACGAGAAGGTCGAGTACGTCGACGGCCTCGAGAACCCGGCCGAGGAGTTCTACAACATCATCGGCTGGCTGGTGAAGCACGACTACTCCGACGACGAGATCCGCGCCGTCGTGGGTGGAAACACTCTTCGGGTCCTGAAGGAGGTGTGGGTCTGA
- a CDS encoding alpha/beta hydrolase yields MTTATEYTPFAVPVDGGDLAGGVWHPEAEGMPILAIHGITASHRAWLLAADALPHHRLIAPDLRGRGRSSGLPGPFGLTQHADDLARALDALAVDRVVAAGHSMGGFVAVRFAERHPDRVERLVLIDGGLPVPAPEGVPPEDLPAVILGPALERLRMRFASPEEYEAFWRRHPAIGPWWNAAIADYVAYDLVSDAPELRSSADPDAVSVNALELDGSAGYAEALAALRLPIDFVRAPRGLLDGPPLYDPTVVDEWRERLPGMRIHEADDVNHYTILMTDAGLRQVLPVLDPKETPR; encoded by the coding sequence GTGACGACCGCGACGGAATACACGCCGTTCGCGGTCCCGGTCGACGGCGGCGACCTCGCCGGCGGTGTGTGGCATCCGGAGGCCGAGGGGATGCCGATCCTCGCCATCCACGGCATCACGGCCAGTCACCGTGCCTGGCTCCTCGCCGCCGACGCGCTGCCGCACCACCGGTTGATCGCGCCGGACCTGCGCGGGCGCGGCCGCAGCTCCGGGCTCCCGGGCCCGTTCGGGCTCACGCAGCACGCCGACGATCTGGCCAGGGCGCTGGATGCGCTCGCTGTGGACAGGGTCGTCGCCGCCGGTCACTCCATGGGCGGCTTCGTCGCGGTCCGCTTCGCCGAACGCCACCCGGACCGGGTCGAGCGGTTGGTGCTGATCGACGGCGGGTTGCCCGTCCCCGCACCCGAGGGCGTTCCACCCGAAGACCTCCCGGCCGTGATCCTCGGCCCGGCGCTCGAGCGTCTGCGGATGCGGTTCGCGTCGCCGGAGGAGTACGAGGCGTTCTGGCGGCGGCATCCCGCAATCGGTCCGTGGTGGAACGCCGCCATCGCCGACTACGTCGCGTATGACCTCGTCAGCGACGCGCCGGAGCTGCGGTCGAGCGCCGACCCCGACGCCGTGTCCGTGAACGCGCTCGAGCTCGACGGGTCTGCCGGCTACGCCGAGGCGCTGGCCGCCCTCCGCCTCCCGATCGACTTCGTGCGCGCACCGCGCGGCCTCCTCGACGGACCGCCGCTCTACGACCCCACCGTCGTCGACGAGTGGCGGGAGCGCCTGCCCGGGATGCGCATCCACGAGGCTGACGACGTGAACCACTACACGATCCTCATGACCGATGCCGGCCTGCGGCAGGTCCTCCCCGTCCTCGACCCGAAGGAGACACCCCGATGA
- a CDS encoding ABC transporter substrate-binding protein, translated as MRPRKIAVAAATLAVAALALSACAPSAPPAASSATAGSATLTIATTTDVVNYNPLVGNSRSDYWITNLMYPHLLEIANDGSKKPQLATKWGYVNDTTGYYEIRDDMKWSDGQPLTAEDVAWTMNAVKKDKPSGTFYGQLANLDTAKAVSKTRVEFTLTKPDSSIVDEIGFWGNIVPKHVFEKADSVATFPNDGKDGGWVSAGPYKLSAVQVGQSYTLDRVDDYPLVEGGTPLSAKVVYRVFPDVNTEILALQSGEVDAIANALPPAQVAKLKSTSGITVTEAVGLGYAHMTYNMKNPVLAKLEVRQALAHAVDYDAIRKVVLQGQAVSTGSSPLMPVLKDYYDKSIKEYSFDTDEARSLMEKAGYTAGSDGMFPVKFRLIYSLQDSVTSQWATLVKDSAAKAGIPIELQGTERNTYLAMTNKGDFDIYAGNFAIMDDPVTNMTLAYLPGGAINYSYVDDAKLNDLIAQGAATTDKKEKVKLMREAAKIVRDNVYDNIMYTQNLYFASSSKWTGFVSKPSELLSIVNPISVASAHPTGK; from the coding sequence ATGCGCCCACGGAAGATCGCGGTCGCGGCGGCCACTCTCGCCGTCGCGGCCCTGGCGCTCAGCGCGTGTGCGCCGAGCGCACCGCCCGCGGCGAGCTCCGCCACGGCCGGCTCGGCGACGCTCACGATCGCCACGACGACCGATGTCGTCAACTACAACCCGCTCGTCGGCAACAGCCGCAGCGACTACTGGATCACCAACCTGATGTATCCGCACCTGCTGGAGATCGCGAACGACGGTTCGAAGAAGCCGCAGCTCGCCACCAAGTGGGGTTACGTGAACGACACCACCGGGTACTACGAGATCCGCGACGACATGAAGTGGAGCGACGGCCAGCCGCTCACCGCGGAGGACGTCGCGTGGACGATGAACGCGGTGAAGAAGGACAAGCCCTCCGGCACCTTCTACGGCCAGCTCGCCAACCTCGACACGGCGAAGGCGGTGTCGAAGACGCGGGTCGAGTTCACCCTGACCAAGCCGGATTCGTCGATCGTCGACGAGATCGGCTTCTGGGGCAACATCGTCCCGAAGCACGTGTTCGAGAAGGCCGACTCCGTCGCCACGTTCCCGAACGACGGCAAGGACGGCGGCTGGGTCAGCGCCGGACCGTACAAGCTGTCGGCGGTGCAGGTGGGGCAGAGCTACACGCTCGACCGCGTCGACGACTACCCGCTGGTCGAGGGAGGCACGCCGCTCTCCGCCAAGGTCGTGTACCGGGTCTTCCCGGACGTCAACACGGAGATCCTCGCGCTGCAGAGCGGTGAAGTGGATGCGATCGCCAACGCGCTGCCACCGGCGCAGGTCGCGAAGCTGAAGTCGACGAGCGGCATCACGGTCACCGAGGCGGTCGGGCTGGGCTACGCCCACATGACCTACAACATGAAGAACCCGGTGCTCGCGAAGCTCGAGGTGCGTCAGGCGCTCGCCCACGCGGTCGACTACGACGCGATCCGCAAGGTCGTGCTGCAGGGTCAGGCCGTGTCGACCGGGTCGAGCCCGCTGATGCCGGTGCTGAAGGACTACTACGACAAGTCCATCAAGGAGTACTCGTTCGACACGGACGAGGCGAGGTCGCTGATGGAGAAGGCAGGATACACGGCCGGCTCCGACGGGATGTTCCCGGTCAAGTTCCGGCTGATCTACTCGCTCCAGGACAGCGTCACCTCTCAGTGGGCGACCCTCGTCAAGGACAGCGCGGCGAAGGCGGGCATCCCGATCGAGCTCCAGGGCACCGAGCGGAACACCTACCTCGCGATGACCAACAAGGGCGACTTCGACATCTACGCCGGCAACTTCGCCATCATGGACGACCCGGTGACGAACATGACGCTCGCCTACCTCCCCGGAGGCGCCATCAACTACAGCTACGTCGACGACGCGAAGCTCAACGACCTGATCGCCCAGGGCGCCGCGACCACCGACAAGAAGGAGAAGGTGAAGCTGATGCGGGAGGCCGCGAAGATCGTGCGGGACAACGTGTACGACAACATCATGTACACGCAGAACCTGTACTTCGCGTCCAGCTCGAAGTGGACCGGGTTCGTCTCGAAGCCCAGCGAGCTGCTGTCCATCGTCAACCCGATCTCGGTCGCCAGCGCGCACCCGACCGGCAAGTAA
- a CDS encoding ABC transporter ATP-binding protein codes for MDTSNAHSTDVLQVRNLSVAFTGGGPDIPAVREVDLRVGRGEFVALLGESGSGKSVTARAIMGLGEEDTRVTADVLRLGDVDLLSVSEEARRRLRGERISLVLQDALSALNPVMTIGDQIGELFRVHRGAGRKEARARAAELLALVGIPAPERRVDDYPHQFSGGMRQRILIAMAIALEPELLIADEPTTALDVTVQAQILDLLGSLRDRLGMGVLLITHDLGVVMEVADRVAVMYAGRIVESGDADTVFARPAHPYTEALLRSVPQAAQRGSDLLTIPGSPPSPARVPSGCSFHPRCHLAVEACRSIRPPLEEVAPGRRAACIRSEELIGELVP; via the coding sequence GTGGACACATCGAACGCGCACAGCACCGACGTGCTGCAGGTACGCAATCTCTCCGTGGCCTTCACCGGCGGCGGCCCGGACATCCCCGCGGTTCGCGAGGTCGACCTCCGCGTCGGCCGGGGCGAGTTCGTGGCGCTCCTGGGCGAGTCCGGCTCGGGCAAGTCGGTCACCGCGCGGGCCATCATGGGCCTCGGCGAGGAGGACACCCGGGTCACGGCCGACGTGCTGCGCCTGGGCGACGTCGACCTGCTGTCCGTGAGCGAGGAGGCGCGCAGGCGGCTCCGCGGCGAGCGCATCTCGCTCGTCCTGCAGGACGCCCTCTCGGCACTCAACCCGGTGATGACGATCGGCGACCAGATCGGCGAGCTCTTCCGCGTGCACCGCGGCGCCGGCCGGAAGGAGGCGCGCGCCCGCGCGGCCGAACTCCTCGCGCTCGTCGGCATCCCCGCCCCGGAGCGCCGGGTCGACGACTACCCGCACCAGTTCTCCGGTGGCATGCGCCAGCGCATCCTGATCGCCATGGCCATCGCCCTGGAGCCGGAACTCCTCATCGCGGACGAGCCGACGACCGCGCTCGACGTCACCGTGCAGGCGCAGATCCTCGACCTGCTGGGCTCGCTGCGCGACCGGCTCGGGATGGGCGTGCTCCTGATCACACACGACCTGGGCGTCGTCATGGAGGTCGCCGACCGGGTGGCCGTCATGTACGCCGGCCGGATCGTGGAGTCCGGCGACGCCGACACGGTGTTCGCCCGCCCGGCCCACCCGTACACGGAGGCCCTCCTGCGGTCGGTTCCGCAGGCGGCGCAGCGCGGGTCGGATCTGCTCACCATCCCCGGGTCGCCGCCGAGTCCGGCGCGCGTCCCGTCCGGCTGCTCGTTCCATCCCCGCTGCCACCTGGCCGTCGAGGCCTGCCGCAGCATCCGTCCCCCGCTCGAAGAGGTCGCCCCCGGTCGGCGGGCGGCCTGCATCCGATCCGAGGAGCTCATCGGTGAACTCGTCCCCTGA
- a CDS encoding ABC transporter ATP-binding protein, which yields MNSSPDTRTVIDSRTGDPTAPEAEVVLSAHGLVRRFATGSALRPATVSAVDGISLDLHAGEILGIVGESGCGKSTLARMLVGLERPDEGTLAYRGTDVGRGRRRDRKHLREGVQMIFQDPYASLDPRMTVLDIVTEPIAAAHAMNRSARRARAVELLELVGLGEDMLTRFPHQFSGGQRQRIGIARALALDPDVLVCDEPVSALDVSVQAQVINLLGDIRRRLGVSIVFIAHDLSVVRHIADRVAVMYLGRIAELGDTDVLYESPSHPYTQALLSATPTATREGRGRLAQRRILAGEPPSPVDPPSGCRFNPRCWMATDECRTVVPPLRPLDGPGIPLREVACHHAEEAVGLPVA from the coding sequence GTGAACTCGTCCCCTGATACCCGCACCGTCATCGACTCCCGCACCGGCGACCCGACCGCCCCGGAAGCCGAGGTCGTCCTCAGCGCGCACGGCCTCGTCCGCCGTTTCGCGACCGGCTCCGCGTTGCGGCCGGCGACCGTCTCGGCGGTCGACGGCATCTCGCTCGACCTGCACGCCGGCGAGATCCTCGGCATCGTCGGGGAGTCGGGATGCGGCAAGTCGACTCTCGCGCGCATGCTCGTCGGCCTCGAACGTCCCGATGAGGGCACGCTCGCGTACCGCGGCACCGACGTGGGACGCGGCCGCCGGCGCGACCGCAAGCACCTCCGCGAGGGGGTGCAGATGATCTTCCAGGACCCGTACGCCTCTCTCGACCCGCGCATGACGGTGCTCGACATCGTCACCGAGCCGATCGCCGCGGCCCACGCGATGAACCGCTCCGCTCGGCGCGCACGGGCCGTCGAGCTGCTGGAGCTGGTCGGACTCGGCGAGGACATGCTCACGCGCTTCCCGCACCAGTTCTCCGGCGGGCAGCGACAGCGAATCGGCATCGCCCGCGCTCTGGCGCTCGACCCGGACGTCCTGGTCTGCGACGAACCGGTCTCCGCACTCGACGTGTCGGTGCAGGCGCAGGTGATCAACCTCCTGGGCGACATCCGCCGCCGCCTCGGGGTGTCGATCGTGTTCATCGCTCACGATCTCTCGGTGGTCCGGCACATCGCCGACCGCGTGGCCGTCATGTACCTGGGCCGGATCGCGGAGCTCGGCGACACCGACGTGCTCTACGAGAGCCCGTCGCATCCTTACACCCAGGCGCTGCTGTCGGCGACGCCGACCGCAACCCGGGAGGGCCGTGGCCGCCTGGCGCAGCGGCGCATCCTCGCCGGGGAGCCGCCGTCGCCGGTGGACCCGCCGTCGGGCTGCCGCTTCAACCCGCGCTGCTGGATGGCGACCGACGAGTGCCGCACGGTGGTCCCGCCGCTCCGCCCGCTCGACGGTCCCGGCATCCCGCTGCGCGAGGTGGCCTGCCACCACGCCGAGGAGGCGGTCGGCCTCCCGGTCGCCTGA
- a CDS encoding TetR/AcrR family transcriptional regulator: protein MSRAPRRPPAERRAELSAAARDLALTDGLTAVTMRGVAGRAGVAPALVAHYHPVMDELVASAFTAVVAAELDEVRALLDREVDPTARLAALLRTLLDGTRDDVTLVWVEAWALGRRNEALAAAVRDQMDAWQALILDVVERGVAAGVFHADDPAQAAWQLLGMIDGLNAQALVRWGAGGDRGPVLAHAVEGLLGLRRGTLDAAPAPGAAVES from the coding sequence ATGTCAAGAGCACCCCGCCGCCCGCCCGCGGAACGTCGTGCCGAACTCTCGGCCGCCGCCCGCGACCTCGCGCTCACGGACGGGCTCACCGCGGTGACCATGCGCGGCGTCGCCGGTCGCGCCGGGGTCGCTCCCGCCCTGGTCGCGCACTATCACCCGGTGATGGATGAGCTGGTCGCCTCCGCCTTCACCGCGGTCGTCGCCGCCGAATTGGATGAGGTGCGTGCCCTCCTCGATCGGGAAGTCGACCCGACGGCGCGCCTCGCCGCGCTGCTGCGGACGCTGCTCGACGGTACCCGCGACGATGTCACGCTCGTCTGGGTCGAGGCCTGGGCGCTCGGCCGGCGGAACGAGGCGCTCGCCGCCGCCGTGCGCGACCAGATGGACGCCTGGCAGGCGCTCATCCTCGACGTCGTCGAGCGCGGTGTCGCAGCCGGGGTCTTCCACGCCGACGACCCGGCGCAGGCCGCGTGGCAGCTGCTCGGCATGATCGACGGCCTCAACGCGCAGGCCCTGGTCCGCTGGGGCGCGGGCGGCGACCGCGGGCCCGTCCTCGCCCACGCGGTCGAGGGGCTCCTCGGACTCCGCCGCGGCACGCTCGACGCCGCGCCGGCCCCCGGTGCCGCGGTCGAGTCGTGA